The Microcebus murinus isolate Inina chromosome 1, M.murinus_Inina_mat1.0, whole genome shotgun sequence genome includes a region encoding these proteins:
- the LOC105880609 gene encoding beta-1,3-galactosyltransferase 5, whose translation MANPKMRLMYICLLLVGGLCLYVSMSGLSPFKEQPFAFKREYGSFLQLPDMDCRQNPPFLVLLVTSSHKQQDARMAIRQTWGRERTVNGKLVKALFLLGTTASEADTRAVAEESRRHRDVIQKDFVDAYYNLTLKTMMGMEWVHHFCPQATFVMKTDSDMFINVNYLAELLLKKNRTSRFFTGHLKLNEFPIRNSFNKWFVSKYEYPWDKYPPFCSGTGYVFSGDVASRVFNVSESVPYIKLEDVFVGLCLEKLRIRLEELHSERTFFPEGLRFSTCRFRRVVACHFVKPQDLVNYWQAVESSREEDCPAA comes from the coding sequence ATGGCTAACCCGAAGATGAGACTGATGTATATTTGTCTCCTGCTCGTGGGGGGCCTTTGTTTGTACGTCAGCATGTCCGGCCTGAGTCCCTTTAAAGAGCAGCCCTTTGCTTTCAAGAGAGAGTACGGGAGCTTCCTCCAGCTCCCAGACATGGACTGCAGGCAGAACCCCCCCTTCCTGGTCCTGCTGGTGACTTCGTCCCACAAGCAGCAGGACGCCCGCATGGCCATCCGCCAGacgtgggggagagagaggacgGTGAACGGAAAGCTGGTGAAAGCCCTCTTCCTCCTGGGGACCACGGCCAGCGAGGCCGACACGAGGGCGGTGGCCGAGGAGAGCCGGCGCCACCGGGACGTGATCCAGAAGGACTTCGTGGACGCCTACTACAACCTGACGCTGAAGACCATGATGGGCATGGAATGGGTGCATCACTTCTGTCCCCAGGCCACGTTCGTGATGAAGACAGACTCAGACATGTTCATAAACGTCAACTACCTGGCCGAGCTGCTCCTGAAGAAAAACAGGACCAGCAGGTTTTTCACCGGCCACTTGAAGCTGAACGAGTTTCCGATCAGGAACAGCTTCAACAAGTGGTTCGTCAGCAAGTACGAGTACCCGTGGGACAAGTACCCGCCCTTTTGCTCGGGCACCGGCTACGTCTTTTCCGGGGACGTGGCGAGCCGGGTGTTCAATGTCTCGGAGAGCGTCCCATACATCAAGCTGGAGGACGTGTTCGTGGGGCTCTGCCTGGAGAAGCTGCGCATCCGGCTGGAGGAGCTGCACTCGGAGCGCACCTTCTTCCCGGAGGGCCTGCGCTTCTCCACCTGCCGCTTCAGGAGGGTCGTGGCCTGCCACTTCGTCAAGCCTCAGGATCTCGTCAACTACTGGCAGGCCGTGGAAAGTTCCCGGGAGGAGGACTGTCCGGCTGCGTGA